ACGATTTTTATTGCCGCCACATCCTCCATATATAAACCTAACGCATTCGTTTGTCTTTAAATTATAACTCCAACTAGGCATATATGCCATACAAGCAAATATTCCATCGCCATCCAAAAAAGGTGGTAAGCCACAttcaactaaatatttaataattttaattttttagtattatcaTTGCACTTCCTTCAGAAATGAATAAAACTGACCGTTTTTTAATGCCAAGCAGTGGGCAGCACAGGCCACGAATATGGAAATGAGCAATAAGAacttcatctttttttttaaatattaatattcctAGTCTTATTCCCTTTCACCAGGTGTGATTTTAACTAGTGGCAAATAGAAACTGAACATTAAGTAATTACGGTCACCATTAAATAGCACTTTTAGAAAGATTCGCTTGCTGAATTATCATTGATTATTCACATTAGTCACACTAAACCTTCAAACAACGTTAAATCTTCACGGCTACaattaacatataatataaatcaatttatacttgagtaaaaatatttagaaatattagATTCGGTGCATAACATGAAAATCACATTTTGCACAAATTTCTATCTCAGCACACAGAAAATTtgtaatgtatttatttatgcctgATTTTCTCTAATTATATACATAGAATttagttttcaaatttaacaaattgaaaaataatttatatatctaACATTTATGCTGAATTAAAGCAaagtataaaaagaaaattctgTGATTTgttaaagaataaaaataaaatgcagtgcttagacaaaacaaataacattATTTAACCATTTATTGCTTcatacattttgcattttttattttattccttGCACCTTTCTATACATTTCTGTTCGCTTCCAAAATGATTTGCATTGGCGCCACATCCTCCATATACCCACCAAACGCAttcgtttgtttttaaattataactcCAACTAGGCATATATGCCGTACAAATTCTATTTCCATTGCTTCCAACGCCTTGCTTAAGAGGTGGCAAGCCACATTCAACtaaatattaagtaattttATAGATTTAGTATCATCCTTGCATTGCTTTCAGAAATGAATAACTGACCGTTTTTTAATGCCAAGCAGTGGACAGCACAGGccgcaaatattgaaatgagcaATAAGAACTtcatccttttttttttgaatattgatAATCTTTATCTTACTCGTATTCCTTTTTACGAGCTGTGATCTTAACTAGTGGCAAATAGAAACTGAACTGTTAAGAAATTACGGACACCATTAAATCGTACTAATAGAAAGATTCTCTTccttaattataattattcacGCCATACCTTCAAATTATAAAACGCTTCTCTGttat
This DNA window, taken from Drosophila nasuta strain 15112-1781.00 chromosome 2L, ASM2355853v1, whole genome shotgun sequence, encodes the following:
- the LOC132798190 gene encoding male accessory gland serine protease inhibitor-like, with the protein product MKFLLLISIFVACAAHCLALKNVECGLPPFLDGDGIFACMAYMPSWSYNLKTNECVRFIYGGCGGNKNRFESKQECLARCKE